ATATATGCTCCTCCAGTGCCGTTATTCTcatcactgctgctgctgccaacaATAGTGCGTAGCTTCTCAAAGTGATGTGCTACTTATCAACATGATCGATCAGCCCATGCTTGATGCTTCAGTGTGTGAACGCTGGGACATTCTCTTTTGACACCCGCGCCCGGTCGACGATGTAAACCAAGATCCACAAGATATGTTGCTCCGTCGCTGTCCGATCCGTCTCCTTTAGTCACTGCTGAGAGTTAGTAGTAGTcaacaaacaaaagaaagaaaaaggggtgTTTCCACCATCCATCGATGATTAGCTAGCTGTGTGtcggaaaagggaaaaaaaaaagggaggTAAGTGCTTGTTGGGTACTGTCTTTTAGTTTGGTGGGTTGGCCTCCAATGCTGGAGTGCAACAACAACACACCACCCCCACACAGCACACAGTGGCAGTAGCCCTTCTTGAGTTCTTGTCTGTCTTATTATAGGCCAATATTCAGAAAGCTAATACTAGTAGTAGCTCTTTCACCCTCCACGACCGAAATTTTTTGAACAGTTGACGGTTGGGATTATTGGATCTCGGCCGTGTTTATTTGCCTCccataaagtttttgaaagagcatctttctacatttaaagtactaaacatagactaatcacagaattaattacagaactcgtctgtaaatcacgagacgaatctaataagtctaattacaaaaaatttttgaagtactaaattagaagtactaaatttgaagtactaaatgaagtactAAACTCGTCAttagaaatttttttgcgacggaatcttgctaatttgaagtactaaatgaagtctatttacaaaaaaaagtttcacagatgagttgtaaattgcgtgacgaatctaatgatgctaattaatctatgattaatcaataattagcagatggttactgtagcatcactgttgcaagctcatggattaagtagcctcgttagattcgtctcgcgatttacagcccatccatgcaaaaagttttgtatataaacttcatttagtactccatgcatgtgtcgaaacattcgatgtgatgtttttttgtgtttacggggtttatggggtgAGAACTAAATAGGACCTAAGGATGCTGTCACACCTGTTGGTCTGCTCTGTTATTCTGCTCTGTCTTGCCATGCCTGCAGATGCAAACACTCGCACATGCACTCCTTCCGGCAAGCAAACCAAGCAACCAAATTTAACGGCAATTACTAAATATACTTGCTCCTTATCACCCTGCTGCACTCACTGTAATCATAACATATCCGTTAACTTGGATGTTTTAGTTGCTCAGCTCTAAAGAAAAACAGGAGATTACAAGAAGATGGGcagtttttttatatataaatatccTTCATGTATTTCAGGGAATTACTATACTGATACCTTTTAAATATATGTAAACCCCATTTTAGGGGAAACACACTCACGTCTTGGAAAGTTTTGGTCGCACGCGAGTGGTGTGGTCGAGTCATCGTTCGCCtgcaattgttttttttttgttgttgattATTACATCATGTCACAGATCGATCAATCTGTTTAGCACCTCCAACCAAATCAATTAAGTAGAGATAGCTTGTTGGGTCTATGTACATGATAAACTGAGAGAATGCACACGCATGCATGCACTTGGCGCCATCTAAAAAAACTCGACCGGacgggggaaagaccgcccctgcggcattatattaagaagaggCCAAGTTGACCCCGGCCGAAAAAACCCCCCGAACCCCGGCTCTTGATCTTGGGTCTGGTGCCACGTTCCTGGGACCGTTACCCACCGGGCCGGGACCAAGCTGACCACTCAGCCCACTGGGTCTGGCGCCACGTTCTTGGGACCGTTACCCACCGGGCCGGGTCCGGGCTGACTGCACAGCACAAGCCATCAAGAgcacagcgagggggatttttttCCGCATGCGGGGGAAATCCGCCCTGgcgggggttcgaaccccccacCTGTGGGTGCCGCCGGTTGCGCCCAGACCGACTGAGCTAACAACCTTAGGCCACTTGGCGCCATCTAATTTCCATATGGTCCTAACCATCTAGTAATCTATTGCTAGGggcttctttttctttgtggTGCGATAATAGTGACAATTCCCCGTCACTTTCATAAATCTTATTTTGCAAACCTGATATATTATGTTTAAATTATAGAAATTAAGGCATGAAGTTGTGCGCTTCCATTCTTGAACAGAACTAACTGATTAATTAAGTTTTCAAGGAATTAAAGTAATGTTTAATGCAATTTTAATTCAAATATTGGGATTTGAAATTGCATGCGTGAAGTAATGATATCTAATGCAACTGTTAAAAAAATGATTTGTACTTATACGATCCACAGTGTTTGATGTAATAGATTATGGTATTAATAACCAGAAGCATAAAGATACATACTTATGTTTCTGATGAAAATGCAATGATGTAGTTTAAACACACAATTAAACGAAAAGGCTAAAAGGCTTTGCCATGTACCCAAAGCATGCAAAATTAAATGTTCTTTCCATCATTTTCATGTGGTGAGGTGAGTGCCGTGTTTTCCTTTGTAGTGTGATATCGATGTTTTATGTCGCTCTCCCACCTTCTCTCTCTCCAAGATaaaaaatattatgaaaatTTAAGAAAACATTGACTTGATAAACGGCCTGAATGGAATAAGTTTTGTACAAATTAATACAAGCTGAGGCCAATAGTCAACAGTCCCAGTTGCATATATATATTGGAGAGagtaatcatggattaagtttATAGGAAAGTTAAGAAAATGTTATGACTTGATGAATGGCCCGAATGGAATAATTTTTGTACAAATTAATACAAGGCCAGTACTCAGCAGTCCTAGTTACATACTATATTGGAAGAGAGagtaatcatggattaagtttATTTATAGGAAATAAATAATTAGTGTTTCCAAACAGTACGTAGAGGCACAAAGTGAGTGTGCGtacgttgtgagtgtctgagttgtgttatgtaaataaaaaaaactgcaAAAGGGTAGAGGCACAAAGTATATTACGAGTACACTGGCCGACGATAAGGACTGATATTGATGCGGCTTATTTCCTTTTGATGGCGAGGGATACGTGCGCATACGCGTAGCTGAACCACTTTGGACTTAGTCATGTCCTTTTTCTAAGGAAAATGAAGGTATAATGAACCACTTTTGACTTTGGACTAATATAATTAAAACGAAATGCTACTAATTTAATCGGAATTCCACTCATGGCCGGTTTGGGTTGGATGATGTGAGTGGGATGGATGATGGAAACCAGGCCATCTGCAGATTTCGAGAAATCCCTGCGATGGCGACgggcaaatccttgatgaggctGCTGGCCATGCATTTCAGGCAAGGACGGGGCGAGTGACAGTAACATCTGCATGCCGACCCCCTTTTGCTTTAGCAGTATCTATAATGAACTCAACTCTAGTAACTATAGTAGTATACTTGGCCTGCGTATGCCTTCTAGAAGGCAAGGCATTTGCATTGCAGAGGAGTGAGACCGTGACACTTGTCTAGAAGGTGGTCGTCGTCTGGGGTGATCGGTCAGTCAGGCAGCAGTGGCATCTGCAGCGATGGATCGATCCTGTGATTCCTAGCAAGCTTTGCAGCGAGTGACAGACTGAGGTGCAGAGTTTCTGAGTGCAGGAAGGAGCTGCGAAGGAATGAATGGAGTCGGAACTGTGCGTGCGTGACAAAGAGAAGCTGTCAAGCAACCAAGGACAGAGAGCGATGGAGGAAGGAAGATGCCATCCGATCCGTGGGTGGTGAGTAATGCACGTGTGGGATTGGATTGGAGCTGCTGTTCTGGCTGCGCTTTGCTGTGCTAGCTAGCTTTTGGAGCACACCTGGTGGCCATGTCTCTAGCTTGTCCCATCCTGTGGTCCGAAAACTCTGAATATCAATCATATTGCAAAGGACACGCGGGGATGAGAGGGGGGAGCTAATCCGCGCGCGCCCAGCAAAAGTAACAACGATCGACACTAATAGTACATTCATTGAGCttaattcttttctttttttcgtcaTAGGAATGGAATCTAGTTCACATAGGGACGTCCGAACTATCGCTCCTTGGGTCCCCTGCTTATTTTCATTTCCTTTCTTGAGTTCACGTGAACAGCACACGGCTATATTTTTTGCTTCCTCTTTTCTTCCATTTTGATTTGACGTTCTGTATGGCAAGGCTCACTTTTTAAAGTCTATTATCTATGAAAAGTTGTCTGACACTATTTATGAATCGTACTCTATATCGAGAGTGCTTTGAGTTTATGTTAACCTTGTAAAAAAGTTTATATCTTCATGACTCTTCATAGAAGTTTTAAAAATTATCCGCCACAGATCTTTAAGACTTGCATTAAATTGTACAATTGTTGTATATTGTCTGTCAGAAGGGTTGGAAGATTATTAAAAGTTTTGTGCATCATAAAAATATGATGACATTATCCTCTGAAGTATACTCAAATTTATAGGGTATAATATAAGTATAACTGTATATCATAAATTACTAAAAAGTTATTCTTTAAAACAATCTACATATTTTGTTATAATCTCACAAGTTAATTAGATACTAGCAATActatgaatttaaaaaaatcaaacggaAGAGGGAGTAACAAGCTAACCAAACGAGATACTGGCATGATGGTGGTGGCTTTCAGGAGGAGGGGGCAGAGCAGTTGCCACCTCGATGGGAGGGAAGCATGCAGCGActccagagcagagcagagcagagactGATGGTGTGTTGGCCCCCCACCCGCGGTTGCCCCTGTTGCTGTTGGTGCGTGGAAATGAAACGAAACGCGGTGGAGACAGAGACGCAGATGAGTCaaacgcggcggcgcccgcctccTGTTGTACTACATGCTCATTGTGGCCTGGACATGCCGTGCCGGTGCTGTCGCcgtcggccgccgtcgccgtcgccgactcgccggggcggggcggcctGTTGTCCCGTTCcgtccgccgctcgccgcccacCCTCCCAAAGGCATTCAAGTGGGGTGGTGTATGGAGTCTGGAGTGGAGTGACCACTGACTGGCTGCAGGAGATCGATATCGATCCATGGATGGAGACGCTGCCTTTCTGTCTCGACAGCTCCATCGCGCTCGACCGTCACTTGCACGCAGCACTTCAGCACACATGCATAATGATACACCAATGCAAGTTACTACTAATTTTCTGGATTTGCATTATTAGCAAATATACTATATCAGTATCTCTGTGTCCTCGccggaaaagagagagagagagagagagcagtatTATTCGCATACATCGAAATGCtcaatgctccatgcatgattACTGGCTACTACTGCTAGCTCCTCCGTCCTCTGCATCTCCGAGTGCCACTTCCCAATACTACTAGTATTTTCACCTATGAATCCAGCTCGTGTTACATGAGCAGCTTAGCAGCATTCAgcagtgttgtgtgtgtgtgtgtgtgtgtgtgtgtgtgtgtgtcggcTACAAACGCACACGATGCACTCTGCGCTTTTTTGTGGCCTGCGCGCTTCAACGAAACTCTCTCTCGTCCAGTGCTGCAGATCGAGTCAGCACGCTGGGACTCAGAGCTACTCGCCCGGTCATATATGAGTCCAAGTGACGAGTCCACTATGCTTGATTGCTTGTCGTCGGGCTCGTCCATCTTTGACGGCACTGCACACCACTATCCGACCCTTCTTCTCCCCTTCATCATCAGATAACGACGACCACCAGCTAGTGCTAGTGCTAAAAGACTGACTTTTACAACGCACACCACTGTTCAGTTTCCACAATATAATACTgtaacaaaaaaacaaaactaatcGAGTCCGGTTCTAGAAACATGGGGACCGATCGAGGGAGTATATTTCTGCATGAGTACTCTCCTACTACATGTATGGCACCAAATTAAGCAAAGCCCAGTGCTTGCTTGATTACACTTTTATATATGAATCCCCTGCAAGTTCTTACTACTACCTTCTAGTTCTAGAACCTTTTGTTTCTCTGTCCAGTACTAATAAACAGTCAAAGTAACCCCCATATAATCCAACGTAACCCTCGCTGCTGCCTAATTCGGTCCAGCACATCATCATTAGCGCTTTGCAGCCCGTAGGTGCATCTGCCGTACCTTACCTTAAAACCAACCAGTGAAGACCCGCACACTGACACCAAGGGAACCAGCCAGCCACATCGACGTCCTCCCGGCGCCATgccgcccgcccccgcccccgccctccccctcctcctccttttcctcgccgccctcgccaccggcgctgccgccgcggccgaggTGGACGCGCTCCTCTCCTTCAAGAGCGCCCTCACAGtcccgcccgcggccgcgccctTCTTCGCCACGTGGGACGCCGCTGCGGCCGACCCCTGCGGCTTCGCCGGCGTCtcgtgcggcggcgccggccgccgcgtcaCCGGCCTCTCCCTGCCGGGCCTCAACGTCTCCGCGGAGTCCGTGCCCTTCGCCGACCTCTGCGCCGCCCTGCCGTCCCTGGCCGCGCTGTCCCTGCCGGAGAACTCGCTCGCGGGCGGCATCGCCGGGGTCGTCGCCTGCGCCGCGCTCCAGGAGCTCACCCTCGCCTTCAACGGCTTCGACGGCGCCATCCCGGATCTCTCGCCGCTCGCCAGGCTCCGCAAGCTCAACGTCTCCTCCAACCGCTTCGCCGGCGCCTTCCCGTGGGCCTCGCTCGCCGCCATGCCGGACCTCTCCGTGCTCGCGCTCGGCGACAACCCGTTCCTCGCGCCCACCGCCGCGTTCCCGCGCGAGGTCACCAGGCTCACCAACCTCACCGTGCTCTACATGTCCGCGGCCAAGATCGGCGGCAACATCCCGCCGGAGATCGGCGACCTGGTCAGCCTCGTCGACCTCGAGCTCTCCGACAACAACCTCACCGGCGTGATACCGAAGGAGATCGGCAGGCTCACCAACCTCACCCAGCTCGAGCTCTACAACAACTCCCTCCGCGGAGACCTCCCCGCCGGGCTCGGCAACCTCACCAAGCTGCAGTACCTGGACGCGTCCCAGAACATGCTCACCGGCACCCTCGCCGTGCTCGCCTCCCTCAAGCGCCTCGTGTCGCTGCAGCTCTTCTTCAACCACTTCACCGGCGAGGTGCCCCCGGAGTTCGGCGACTTCAAGGAGCTCGTCAACCTGTCCCTCTACAGCAACCACCTCACCGGCGAGCTGCCGCGGAGCCTCGGGAGCTGGGCGCAGTTCAACTTCATCGACGTGTCCACCAACGCGCTCTCCGGCCCGATCCCGCCGGACATGTGCAAGCAGGGCACCATGCTCAAGCTGCTCATGCTCGAGAACAACTTCTCCGGCGGGATACCGGCGACCTACGCCAGCTGCAAGACGCTGGTGAGGTTCCGGGTCAGCAAGAACAGCCTCTCCGGCGAGGTGCCCGAGGGGCTGTGGGCCCTTCCCAACGTCAACGTGATGGACCTCGCCGGGAACCAGCTCACCGGCGCCATCGGCGACGGCATCGGGAACGCCACGGCGATGACCAGTCTCCTCCTGGCCGGGAACCGGTTCGCCGGTGCGATACCGCCGTCGATCGGCAACGCGGCGAGCCTCGAGAACATGGACGTGTCGGAGAACGAGCTCTCCGGCGAGCTGCCGGAGAGCATCGGGAGGCTGTCCCGTCTCAACAGCCTCAGCATCGGGGCGAACGCGATCGGCGGGGCCATCCCGGCGAGCCTCGGCTCGTGCTCGGCGCTTAGCACGGTCAATTTCACGAGGAACAAGCTCGCCGGCGCGATCCCCGAGGAGCTGGGCAACCTGCCGCGGCTGAACTCCCTGGACGTGTCCCGGAACGAGCTCATCGGCGCCgtgccggcgagcttcgccgCGCTGAAGCTAAGCTTCCTGAACCTGTCCGACAACCGGCTGGGCGGCCCCGTCCCTGAGGCGCTAGCGATCTCGGCCTACGGCGACAGCTTCGTCGGGAACCCCGGGCTGTGCGCCACCAACGGCgccggcttcctccgccgctgCACGCCGGGGTCCAGGAGCCGGTCGGCGAACGCCGCGCGATTGGTCGTGACCTGCGTCCTCGCCGCGACGGCGGTCCTGCTGGCGGCGCTCGGCGTGACCCTGTATCtgaggaagcggcggcgcgcggaggcctcggcggccggcgcgctggGTTCCGCCAAAAAGGGTTCGTGGGACATCAGGTCGTTCCGGGTGCTGGCGTTCGACGAGCGCGAGATCATCGACGGCGTCCGCGACGAGAACCTGATCGGCAGCGGCGGGTCCGGGAACGTGTACCGCGTGAAGCTCGGGAGcggggcggtggtggcggtgaagCACGtgacccgcgcgcgcgcggccgccgccgccgagagcgcggcggcggcggcggcaatgctgccggcggcgagggtgccgGCGCGTCGCACGGCGTCGGTGCGGTGCCGCGAGTTCGATTCGGAGGTGGGGACGCTGAGCGCGATCCGGCACGTGAACGTGGTGAAGCTGCTGTGCAGCATCACGAGCGAGGACGGGGCGGCGAGCCTGCTGGTGTACGAGCACCTGCCCAACGGCAGCCTGGACGCGCGGCtgcacggggcggcggcgaggaagctGGGCGGGCTCGGGTGGGCGGAGCGGCACGACATCGCGGTGGGCGCAGCGAGGGGGCTCGAGTACCTCCACCACGGCTGCGACCGCCCCATCCTGCACCGCGACGTCAAGTCCAGCAACATCCTCCTCGACGAGGCCTTCAAGCCCCGCCTCGCCGACTTCGGCCTCGCCAAGATCCTCAGCGGCGGCTCGCCCGCCGGCGACTCGTCCGGCGGCGTCGTCGCCGGCACGCTCGGCTACATGGCGCCAGGTGGATTATTTGTTGGTTTGTCCTGATGCGTTGGATTTGTTGGATTACTAGTACTAATAATGTTTTCGCTGCAGAGTACGCGTACACTTGGAAGGTGACGGAGAAGAgcgacgtgtacagcttcggcgtggtgctgctggagctggtgacggggctgccggcgatggtgccggcggaggagggcggcggcgacctggtGGGCTGGGTgtcgcggcggcgggagagcCGGGACAAGGCCATGTCCCTGGTGGACGCGCGGGTCACCGAGGGGTGGGCCCGGGAGGAGGCCGTGCGGGTGCTGCGCGTCGCCGTGCTGTGCACCAGCCGGACGCCGTCGATGCGCCCGTCCATGCGCTCCGTCGTGCAGATGctggaggacgccgccgccgcgcgggaggACGACGCAAAGCTCCTCCAGGTCAAGCTGGTCATCTGAATATCTATCTCAAGGTCGATCAGCAGGTAGTACAGTAGGATTCTTCAGAGCAGAGACGAGGTCAAAGCTATCGCATGTGCAGCCAGCCAGATTAGATTATTGTTGCTAGAATAATAATAGTAATCAATCGCACAAGCAAAGCAACCAACCAACCAGTATGTAGTTTAGCATATCTGCAGCCTGTAACACTAAGATAAGATTGTACTCTAGAAGCGTCAAGGAGAGTTTTGTAATCGCTCGCTCAGTCAGAGGTCAATGCATGGAGTAATACTCGATCAGCTAGCTGCTCCTCTTTCCATGGCACGCCAAACATTCTCTTCTGCCCGGCAGGCTCCAACACCAGTTCACTCATCTTCTTCTgaagaaaaacaaacaaaaaaaaaaacccagagATTCTTGATTGAGAAGTCGCGAGATGAGACAGACAAGCCACCTGGATGCACATGCTCAAACAGAGTTCAGTTCGGAATTGGTTTCAGCTCTTGAGGTGTGGTTACGTGAGAATAacggaagggagagggaggcgtcGTTATCCTGGACCGGCGACGGGGAGCTTTCGCCGGCCCGGGAATCGCTGCCGAGGCGACGCCGTGGTTTAATACAAGGCAGAGACTTTTTTCTTCGAGGCCGCCGGGGCAGGGCAGGCGTGCTCAATTGAAACAGGAATTGAATACTCCACCGCCCGGCGGTGGAGCGAAGAACCGACTGCCGCAAGACCAGGGGATTGTCTGTCTGGTCTGTCTTCCTTGTTGGCGGTGGTGGATTCAGAGTTTATGAGGTCTTGCCTCCCCAATCATAAGGCCATCATCTCACCTTCATTTGCAGGTAATACGTCGATGTGCACTGTCTGAATCCTGAGCTGTTCTAAGCTGACTGGACAGCTGCTTCGGACTGACAGTGCGTGCGTTGCGTCGCAATAGGTCGATCGATCCCAGAACACATCATCATCCCAGAAATAGGATGACGAAATGGAGGGACTCAGGTTTTCCAGAGAAGTAGGGGGTTTCTTGGATGCTGAGGCACTGTTGGCATGCGGTTTGTTTTAGTCTTGCACTGATTTGCTCTGGCCCAACAGCAAACACACAGGATTCAGAGCTGTCTGTTTCAAACTGAGTAGCAAATGTGTTCATGGACATGCGTAGATTGTTTTGCCCCGACAAACAATGATAGTAGTAATTTGCGGAAGCAAGCAAGCTGACGCCATCTTTTTCTTGTGTGTCTGTGTGAGCCATCGCTCAGGGCATGGATTTTAACTTGTTGGTGGGGAGATGGATCTGGGCTGATTTGGAACGTGTTCGGCCCATCTTGGGCCGTCGCGTCGCTTTGCACCACTTCTTGTTTGGGCTTCTGCAGTTTCTTTCACGGCTCATTGAGGACGACGACCGAGTTCTTTCAGTCAAACTTCTAAACCTAtacctataatttttttttcattttcctttttctttctccaatcCAATCCACTGTCTCGGCCTTTGTCCCCTAGCGCCACCGACAGGGATGGTGAGCGGCCGCCCTATTCCCTTTCCTTCCTACTGTGTGAAATCCAACACCCAAAAACCAGATGTATgctatttgtattcggatctgaccTTCTATTTACTTGCTAATATCGatggttttgcaaaaaaaaaattatcagcCCATGGTCTATACTGTGTTCCACCCAGTGGTGGACACAATTATTAGGCCCCTCCACAAAGTGTTGAATTAAGCACTTAAAATTTTTAAAAGGTACATATTTATGAAACAATGAACTATTGAAAGTATTAAAAAGAAATGTCCCAAACAAAATAGAATGAAAAGGGAGAAACTAAACTAGGCTGGCCTTTCTCGCGCATTGGGCTAAAAGGACCTTTTGATCGATCCTACTTTGTCATGATGGCTGGGCTTTTTCAACACGAAAAAAAATATTCGGCGGCTTTTTCGTTACaaaatttatataatttttggAAGATAGTTTATTATTAAACTTTCACTCTGAAATTCCTGCTAGGTCAATATAAGCATACATATACGAGTGGGAAAGGAGATGGAGTGCTTAAATATTATAGTGACAGGATTCGTGCATGTGGTTTAGATTGATTTCTATAACCTTTGAAatatgtttttctttcaaattgTGAATGTATTTTCGATTCCATTCCTACTACTGTCCCGTGgagaataaatataatagaaTAAAATCTACCCTGTTTAATTTTATTGTTTTAGTTAtggaaaaataaaattaatattAGTGTTGTATTTTTATACTTGAGTATAAATATATTTGCAATAAATTGTTCGATTATTTTATCTAAAATATTGCATCAAGTTAATTTTGTATTTTAGAACGTTCGAATATTCTCGGATTTAACAGTGTTGTGCATTTAATGGTAGGCCACGTTCCCGTCGATAGCGAGACGCTTGgagtgacttcgtcaatctcaaagatttgccggctcagtcttcgaagatgctcataggggtagagtttgcgtacgtgtattcatagaggtgtgagtgtgcgtgcgttgtaaGTGTCGAAGTTGTACCGTGTGATTAAAAAAAGTTGGCTACGtcaatttaatattttatagaTGCTGCTAGTTACAACTTACTCCAAGTAACGAGCAGAAgaactaaaaaaaaagagagagaaacgaAGCACTGGGTAAAGGGctcgctcggccgccgccgccactctctctcccctcttctcctctcgctcgctcgctgcGCTCGTTCGGCCGCCTTCTTTCCAAGCGCCGACGACAGGGAAGTGGCGCCGCCCTTGCCAGTTCTTCGTCGGCCGACGAGGTATGTCCGCCCTATCCTTCCCTTCCTTTTCCTGCTGTGCGAAATCGAACACCCAAACCCCCTTAACGCGTgctatttgtattcggatctgaccATGGATTTTACCTACTAACTTcgatttttctgcaaaaattatTGGTTCTATACTGGGTCCGCCGCTGAGCATTCCAATGGAAGCCTGCCCATGGAAATGATGCATCGGTGGGTTTATATTGCATTTCAATGGAAGCCTGCCCATGGAAATGATGCATTCCAATGGAAGCCTGCCCATGGAAATGATGCCCATGGAATCCCCCCGTTTTTCTCTCTCCTAGTTCCTTAATTTATTGTGCATTTCAGTTTTAGGGTTTACTGAGTTCTATCCGTGTTTAATAGTAGTCTCTAACTGAGATGCTTGCCCCAGGCACCAACGGATTGTCTTGAAAAAAATGTGATTTTTGTGTAGTCCCTTTTCAATACACTCAAAATAATTTAGCTCCAACATTTCCTGCAGCAGCAAGCAGGTGTAATCAGTGCGATGTATTTGCCTGGGGAAGTAAGAATGCTGTAACGAACAGCTGATGATTCGTCGGTGGCTATGGAGAATGATAATGGAGATGCGGATGACCTTGGATCAGGGTGGTTTGAAGTAAAAAAGGTTTCCTTCTATACCTGCCTTATTTTCTGTGTCTTGCTCTGATGATTTTCTCACACGGCGCTGCATTGTGCCTCATGATTCTTACTGCTATCATTCTTAACTTACCATGAACCCATTTTGCAGAAACATCGGTCCAGCTCAAAGTACACATTGCAGAGGTCTTCTGGAGGTTCCAGCAATAAAATTCCAAACTTACCATCACGGTCACGGGCCAACTATAACAGTGACAGTTCAAGGTTGCATGACAGGCCGCAACACCCACCTCCGAGTGTACATGCTGGTGTTGGTGTTGGTGTTGATGAATCTGGTAGTGGAGAAACAACTAATGTTCACGCTGAAGGATGCAATGATGTAGGCACCAGTGGTCTCAAGAGTGTCCTAAATGCTTCAGCCTCGGAGTATGTAGTAGAAAGACCTGAAGAACTGCTGGTGGCTGAAGAAACAAGTGAACCTCCTAAAACTGGTCTGGCTGATCATGCAAATCCTTCAGTTCCTCATGAATCCTCCACCTGTTCAGACAGCCTTGCAAAATTTGCAGACCTTTCTCATCATGTAAAATGTTCTCCAAAAACAGAGCTAGTAGGTGCCTTGTCCAATACTCCTGTAAAGTTTGGGGACTTTGATGAAGTTCCAGGTCTATCACTACCCTCAGATTCATGCAGAGATAATAGTTCTTCCACAGACAGCCATGGTGAAGATGGTGCACATTTCAGAAATGAACAAAAGGATGAAAGTAAACTCAAACTGGAGACGGACTCTTGTACAATAATTGATGAGGCATCCCCAATTATTATACAAGGAACTGAGACGCCCAAAGATGACACGAGAGGGCCACAGGATAAACATGAAATACCAGACAGTATGTTGAATGTTAGTGGTTCAACAACCTCAACTGACTCTGTTTCCCAATCCTGCTCCAATAATGATCATGAAGTTCCAGTTACATCTTCATCTGTTGCTTCCACAGAAAGTAGAACGCTACTTCTTGACCATGCCCCAGTTTCTGCAGATTTTGGATCTGAAACTGCTGAGAGCAAAGAAAGATTCAGGCAGAGGCTATGGTGTTT
The nucleotide sequence above comes from Panicum virgatum strain AP13 chromosome 3K, P.virgatum_v5, whole genome shotgun sequence. Encoded proteins:
- the LOC120700229 gene encoding receptor-like protein kinase 7 — protein: MPPAPAPALPLLLLFLAALATGAAAAAEVDALLSFKSALTVPPAAAPFFATWDAAAADPCGFAGVSCGGAGRRVTGLSLPGLNVSAESVPFADLCAALPSLAALSLPENSLAGGIAGVVACAALQELTLAFNGFDGAIPDLSPLARLRKLNVSSNRFAGAFPWASLAAMPDLSVLALGDNPFLAPTAAFPREVTRLTNLTVLYMSAAKIGGNIPPEIGDLVSLVDLELSDNNLTGVIPKEIGRLTNLTQLELYNNSLRGDLPAGLGNLTKLQYLDASQNMLTGTLAVLASLKRLVSLQLFFNHFTGEVPPEFGDFKELVNLSLYSNHLTGELPRSLGSWAQFNFIDVSTNALSGPIPPDMCKQGTMLKLLMLENNFSGGIPATYASCKTLVRFRVSKNSLSGEVPEGLWALPNVNVMDLAGNQLTGAIGDGIGNATAMTSLLLAGNRFAGAIPPSIGNAASLENMDVSENELSGELPESIGRLSRLNSLSIGANAIGGAIPASLGSCSALSTVNFTRNKLAGAIPEELGNLPRLNSLDVSRNELIGAVPASFAALKLSFLNLSDNRLGGPVPEALAISAYGDSFVGNPGLCATNGAGFLRRCTPGSRSRSANAARLVVTCVLAATAVLLAALGVTLYLRKRRRAEASAAGALGSAKKGSWDIRSFRVLAFDEREIIDGVRDENLIGSGGSGNVYRVKLGSGAVVAVKHVTRARAAAAAESAAAAAAMLPAARVPARRTASVRCREFDSEVGTLSAIRHVNVVKLLCSITSEDGAASLLVYEHLPNGSLDARLHGAAARKLGGLGWAERHDIAVGAARGLEYLHHGCDRPILHRDVKSSNILLDEAFKPRLADFGLAKILSGGSPAGDSSGGVVAGTLGYMAPEYAYTWKVTEKSDVYSFGVVLLELVTGLPAMVPAEEGGGDLVGWVSRRRESRDKAMSLVDARVTEGWAREEAVRVLRVAVLCTSRTPSMRPSMRSVVQMLEDAAAAREDDAKLLQVKLVI